One Desulfonatronovibrio hydrogenovorans DSM 9292 DNA segment encodes these proteins:
- the hemL gene encoding glutamate-1-semialdehyde 2,1-aminomutase, with amino-acid sequence MSISRELFEQAVKVIPGGVNSPVRTCAGVGADPLFISRAQGPYIYTEDGQKMVDYVMSWGPMILGHNHEAVNRALHEAVDRGTSYGAPCRPEIDLAGLIVEALPGVDMVRMVNSGTEATMSALRLARGYTGRPKVLKFTGCYHGHVDSFLASAGSGAATLCIPGTPGVPEEVVAHTLLADYNDLEQVQALFAEHGQEIAAIFVEPVAGNMGLVLPRDGFLQGLRKLADEYGSLLVFDEVITGFRVSFSGAQGRFKVIPDLTCLGKIIGGGLPVGAYGGRREIMEKIAPCGEVYQAGTLSGNPLAMTAGYHTLKTLQEMDYDQLEARTGELAVSLRDILAQKGVPVQLNTIGSIFTLFFSDAPVTDFASAKKADQDLFRAFYNGMRDQGIYLAPSGFECAFNSFAHSALEWEKTLEAARRVSFSR; translated from the coding sequence ATGAGCATTTCCAGAGAACTTTTTGAGCAGGCCGTAAAGGTGATACCGGGCGGGGTGAACAGTCCTGTAAGGACCTGTGCCGGAGTGGGGGCTGATCCCCTTTTTATATCCAGGGCCCAGGGTCCGTATATTTACACCGAGGACGGACAGAAGATGGTTGACTATGTCATGTCCTGGGGACCAATGATTCTGGGGCACAACCATGAAGCCGTAAACAGGGCTCTGCATGAGGCCGTGGACAGGGGAACCAGCTACGGAGCACCATGCAGGCCGGAAATTGATCTGGCCGGACTTATTGTTGAGGCCCTGCCCGGAGTGGATATGGTCCGCATGGTAAACTCCGGCACAGAAGCCACCATGAGCGCCCTGCGTCTGGCCCGGGGATACACCGGCAGGCCAAAGGTGCTCAAGTTTACCGGCTGCTATCACGGGCATGTGGATTCATTTCTGGCCAGTGCCGGCTCTGGAGCGGCCACCCTGTGCATTCCCGGGACTCCCGGTGTTCCAGAGGAGGTCGTTGCCCATACCCTGCTGGCCGATTACAATGATTTGGAACAGGTCCAGGCCCTTTTTGCAGAACATGGCCAGGAAATTGCAGCAATATTTGTGGAACCCGTGGCCGGGAATATGGGCCTGGTCCTTCCCAGGGACGGATTCCTGCAGGGTCTGAGGAAGCTGGCTGATGAATACGGCTCCCTTTTGGTCTTTGATGAAGTCATAACCGGCTTCAGGGTGTCCTTTTCCGGAGCCCAGGGCCGTTTCAAGGTTATTCCGGACCTGACCTGCCTGGGCAAGATCATCGGAGGCGGTCTGCCTGTAGGGGCCTACGGCGGCAGAAGAGAGATTATGGAAAAAATAGCCCCCTGCGGAGAGGTCTACCAGGCCGGGACCCTTTCGGGCAATCCCCTGGCCATGACTGCAGGGTACCATACCCTGAAGACCCTCCAGGAAATGGATTATGATCAGCTGGAAGCCAGGACCGGAGAACTGGCAGTCAGCCTGAGGGATATCCTTGCACAAAAAGGGGTCCCAGTTCAACTTAATACCATTGGCTCCATATTTACGCTGTTTTTTTCAGACGCCCCGGTGACTGACTTTGCCTCGGCCAAAAAGGCGGATCAGGATCTGTTCAGGGCCTTTTACAACGGCATGCGTGATCAGGGTATCTATCTTGCTCCGTCAGGTTTTGAATGTGCGTTTAACTCTTTTGCCCACAGCGCCCTGGAGTGGGAAAAGACCCTGGAGGCGGCCCGCAGAGTTTCTTTCAGCCGGTAG
- a CDS encoding cytochrome c3 family protein, with the protein MKKSVIVGVIFVFVLGFLVLPKLYAGLTTQHKQLDQDMSYKHGEYADNWLLYAPVEYGEMREAPSPFSHSVHADFACGDCHHDEFGEPKTEDDKIIGCMSAGCHDMAVAESPRDRRDIRYFYKAYHDMCMSGCHRDLAQAGEPTGPTACVDCHPKED; encoded by the coding sequence ATGAAGAAGTCCGTGATTGTTGGAGTGATTTTTGTTTTTGTTCTGGGCTTTCTGGTCCTGCCCAAGCTTTACGCCGGTCTGACCACACAGCACAAGCAGCTGGACCAGGACATGTCTTATAAGCATGGTGAATATGCAGACAACTGGCTTTTGTATGCACCTGTGGAATACGGTGAAATGAGGGAAGCCCCGTCTCCATTCTCCCACAGCGTCCACGCTGATTTCGCTTGTGGTGACTGCCATCACGATGAGTTCGGAGAACCAAAGACTGAAGATGACAAGATTATCGGCTGTATGAGTGCCGGCTGTCATGACATGGCTGTTGCCGAGTCTCCCAGGGACAGACGCGATATTCGCTATTTCTACAAAGCCTATCATGATATGTGCATGTCCGGATGTCACCGTGACCTGGCTCAGGCCGGAGAACCCACCGGTCCCACAGCCTGTGTGGACTGCCATCCTAAAGAAGACTAA
- the ahbB gene encoding siroheme decarboxylase subunit beta, with translation MPAIIFNDREKEILRIVQADLPDSQTPFADIASRAGVSEEEVIDLLRKLKDQGQIRRFGATLRHQQAGYGFNAMVAWYVDAEKDIGEVGSIMAERPEITHCYERRNCLDWPYNLYTMIHGRSSDDCRRVVEELSAETGVAQYEMLFSNEELKKTSMKYF, from the coding sequence ATGCCAGCCATCATCTTTAATGACCGGGAAAAGGAAATTCTGCGCATTGTTCAGGCCGATCTGCCCGATTCCCAGACTCCTTTTGCCGATATTGCCTCCAGAGCAGGGGTTTCTGAAGAGGAAGTGATTGATCTTCTGCGCAAGCTCAAGGATCAGGGTCAAATCCGCAGGTTCGGGGCCACTTTGAGACATCAGCAGGCTGGATATGGATTCAACGCCATGGTGGCCTGGTATGTTGATGCTGAAAAGGATATTGGTGAGGTTGGCAGTATCATGGCTGAGCGCCCGGAAATAACCCACTGCTATGAACGAAGAAATTGCCTGGACTGGCCCTATAATCTGTACACCATGATCCATGGCCGCTCCAGTGATGACTGCAGACGGGTGGTGGAGGAGCTCAGCGCAGAAACAGGGGTTGCCCAGTATGAAATGCTTTTCAGCAACGAAGAGCTGAAAAAGACATCCATGAAGTATTTCTAG